A window of the Emys orbicularis isolate rEmyOrb1 chromosome 1, rEmyOrb1.hap1, whole genome shotgun sequence genome harbors these coding sequences:
- the LOC135895456 gene encoding olfactory receptor 52B2-like has product MMPADNRTIFDPLTYILTGIPGTEDSHVWIAIPFCLMYVVTLFGNSLLLFIILTERSLHEPMYLFVSMLATADLLLSTTTVPKMLAVFWFRAGEISFAACLTQMFFIHVSFIAESAILLAMAFDRYVAICDPLRYTIMLTKSVIGKMGLAVVTRSFCFIFPLIFLVKQLKFCRTNLLPHTYCDYMAIARLACDDITVNVWYGVAMAILVIGLDAVLIAVSYGLIVRAVFRLPSKDVRLKSLRTCSSHFCVILMFYTPAFFSFFAHRFGHIIPGYILNLLANLYMLIPPMLNPIVYGVTTKEILKRVIYVLQRWCRRSFLLS; this is encoded by the coding sequence ATGATGCCAGCTGACAATCGCACCATTTTTGACCCTTTAACTTACATCCTGACCGGCATCCCAGGTACGGAGGATTCTCATGTCTGGATCGCCATCCCCTTCTGTCTGATGTACGTTGTGACGCTTTTTGGGAACTCTCTCCTACTATTCATCATACTAACAGAAcgaagcctccatgagcccatgtatcTATTCGTGTCCATGCTGGCCACTGCGGATCTCCTGTTATCTACCACTACAGTGCCCAAGATGCTGGCTGTATTCTGGTTTAGAGCGGGAGAAATTTCTTTTGCTGCCTGCCTGACCCAGATGTTTTTCATCCATGTCAGTTTTATTGCCGAGTCGGCCATCCTCCTGGCCATGGCGTTTGATCGGTACGTTGCCATCTGCGACCCCCTGAGATACACCATCATGCTAACCAAGTCTGTGATTGGGAAGATGGGGCTGGCAGTTGTCACAAGAAGTTTCTGTTTCATTTTCCCTCTCATCTTTCTCGTGAAGCAGCTGAAGTTCTGCAGAACCAACCTCCTGCCTCACACCTATTGTGACTACATGGCCATAGCCCGGCTGGCCTGCGACGACATCACCGTCAACGTTTGGTATGGTGTAGCCATGGCTATTTTAGTAATTGGTTTGGATGCTGTGCTCATTGCTGTATCTTATGGGCTGATCGTCAGGGCCGTCTTCCGGCTCCCATCCAAGGACGTCCGGCTCAAGTCTCTCcgcacttgcagctcccatttcTGTGTCATACTGATGTTCTACACACCGgcctttttctccttttttgcACACCGATTTGGGCACATCATCCCAGGTTATATTCTCAACCTACTGGCCAACCTCTACATGCTCATTCcccccatgttaaaccccatTGTGTATGGCGTGACAACAAAAGAGATCCTGAAACGGGTGATCTATGTGCTTCAGCGGTGGTGCAGGAGAAGCTTCCTGCTGAGCTAA
- the LOC135883146 gene encoding olfactory receptor 52B2-like, which translates to MMTADNHTVFDPVTYILTGIPGTEESHVWIAIPFFLMYVVTLFGNSLLLFIILTERSLHEPMYLFLSMLATVDLLLSTTAVPKMLAVFWFRAGEISFAACLTQMFFIHVSCIAELAILLAMAFDRYVAICDPLRYITVLTKSVIWKIGLAAVTKSFCIIFPLTFLVKQLKFCRTNLLPHTYCEHMGIARLACDDITVNIWYGLAMAILVIGLDAVLIAFSYGLILRAVFRLPSKEARLKALRTCGSHVCVILMFYTPAFFSSLAHRFGHIIPGYIVNLLANLYVLIPPMLNPIVYGVTTKEILKRVINVFYRCCSRSSLLS; encoded by the coding sequence ATGATGACAGCTGACAATCACACCGTTTTTGACCCTGTAACTTACATCCTGACTGGCATCCCGGGTACGGAGGAGTCTCATGTCTGGATCGCCATCCCCTTCTTTCTGATGTATGTTGTGACTCTTTTTGGGAACTCTCTCCTACTATTCATCATACTAACAGAAcgaagcctccatgagcccatgtatcTTTTCCTGTCCATGCTGGCCACTGTTGATCTGCTGTTATCTACCACTGCAGTACCCAAGATGCTGGCTGTATTCTGGTTTAGAGCAGGGGAAATTTCTTTTGCTGCCTGCCTGACCCAGATGTTCTTCATCCATGTCAGTTGTATTGCTGAGTTGGCCATCCTGCTGGCCATGGCGTTTGATCGGTATGTTGCCATCTGCGACCCCCTAAGATACATCACCGTGCTAACCAAGTCTGTAATCTGGAAGATAGGGCTGGCAGCTGTCACAAAAAGTTTCTGTATCATTTTCCCACTCACCTTTCTTGTGAAGCAGCTGAAGTTCTGCAGAACCAACCTCCTGCCTCATACCTATTGTGAGCACATGGGCATAGCCCGGCTGGCCTGTGACGACATCACAGTCAACATCTGGTATGGCTTAGCCATGGCTATTTTAGTAATTGGATTGGATGCTGTGCTCATTGCTTTTTCTTATGGGCTGATCCTCAGGGCCGTCTTCCGGCTCCCATCCAAGGAAGCCCGGCTCAAGGCTCTCCGCACCTGCGGCTCCCATGTCTGTGTCATACTGATGTTCTACACACCAgcctttttctcctctcttgcACACCGATTTGGGCACATCATCCCAGGTTATATTGTCAACCTACTGGCCAACCTCTATGTGCTCATTCcccccatgttaaaccccatTGTTTATGGGGTGACAACGAAAGAGATCCTGAAGCGGGTGATCAATGTGTTTTATCGATGCTGCAGCAGAAGCTCCCTGCTGAGCTAA
- the LOC135883138 gene encoding olfactory receptor 52B2-like produces the protein MMPADNHTVFDPVSYILTGIPGTEESHFWIAIPFCLIYVASLFGNSLLLFIILTEQSLHEPMYLFVSMLAAADLLLSTTTVPKMLAVFWFRAGEISFAACLTQMFFIHVSFIAESAILLAMAFDRYVAICDPLRYTAVLTKSVIGKMGLAVVTRSFCIIFPLIVLMKQLKFCRTNLLPHAYCEHMILARLACNDITVHVWYGVAVAILVIGLDIVLIAVSYGLILRAVFLLPSKEARLKALRTCGSHVCVILMFYVPAVFSSLAHQFGHIIPGYIVNLLANLYVLIPPMLNPIVYGVTTKEILKRVINVFYRCCSRSSLLS, from the coding sequence ATGATGCCAGCTGACAATCACACTGTTTTTGACCCTGTTAGTTACATCCTGACCGGCATCCCGGGTACGGAGGAGTCTCATTTCTGGATTGCCATCCCCTTCTGTCTGATTTACGTTGCATCACTTTTTGGTAACTCTCTCCTACTATTCATCATACTAACAGAAcaaagcctccatgagcccatgtatcTATTCGTGTCCATGCTGGCCGCTGCTGATCTGCTGTTATCTACCACTACGGTGCCCAAGATGCTGGCTGTATTCTGGTTTAGAGCGGGAGAAATTTCTTTTGCTGCCTGCCTGACCCAGATGTTTTTCATCCATGTCAGTTTTATTGCCGAGTCGGCCATCCTGCTGGCCATGGCGTTTGATCGGTACGTTGCCATCTGCGACCCCCTGAGATATACCGCTGTGCTAACCAAGTCTGTGATTGGGAAGATGGGGCTGGCAGTTGTCACAAGAAGTTTCTGTATCATTTTTCCTCTCATTGTTCTCATGAAGCAGCTGAAGTTCTGCAGAACCAACCTCCTGCCTCACGCCTATTGTGAGCATATGATCCTAGCCCGGCTGGCCTGCAATGACATCACAGTCCACGTCTGGTATGGTGTAGCTGTGGCTATTTTAGTAATTGGTTTAGATATTGTACTCATTGCTGTATCATATGGGTTGATCCTCAGGGCCGTCTTCCTGCTCCCCTCCAAGGAAGCCCGGCTCAAGGCTCTCCGCACCTGCGGCTCCCATGTCTGTGTCATACTGATGTTCTACGTGCCGGCTGTTTTCTCCTCTTTAGCACACCAGTTTGGGCACATCATCCCAGGTTATATTGTCAACCTACTGGCCAACCTCTATGTGCTCATTCcccccatgttaaaccccatTGTTTATGGCGTGACAACAAAAGAGATCCTGAAACGGGTGATCAATGTGTTTTATCGATGCTGCAGCAGAAGCTCCCTGCTGAGCTAA